Sequence from the Burkholderia cepacia genome:
GGCGCAAAGCGGCGTCAACTCGCTGTCGACGGGTTTGAGCTCGACCAACAGCTCTGTCGCTTCGCTGTCCACATCGACCTCGACCGGCATCAACTCGCTGTCCACCGGCCTCAGCACGACCAACAGCTCCGTCGCGTCGCTGTCGACTTCCACGTCGACGGGGATGTCGTCGGCCAACAGTTCGATCTCGTCGTTGTCCACGTCGACTTCAACGGGCATCAGCTCGTTGTCGACCGGCCTGAGCTCGACCGATAGCTCCGTCGCATCGCTGTCGACCTCCACGTCGACCGGTATCTCGACGGCCACCAGTTCGATCGCGTCGCTCTCTACGTCGACCTCGACGGGTATCAGCTCGCTGTCGACCGGCCTGAGCTCGACCAACAGCTCGGTCACGTCGCTGTCGACCTCCACGTCGACCGGCTTGTCGTCGGCCACCAGCTCGATCTCTTCGCTGTCCACGTCGACGTCGACCGGCATCAGCTCGCTGTCGACCGGCCTGAGCTCGACCGATAGCTCGGTGTCGTCGCTGTCGACCTCAACATCGACCGGCTTGTCATCGGCCACCAGCTCGATCTCCTCGCTGTCCACGTCGACTTCGACCGGCATCGGCTCGCTGTCCACCGGCCTCAGCTCGACCAACAGCACCGTCGCATCGCTGTCCACCTCGACCTCGACCGGCATCAGCTCCCTGTCCACCGGCCTGAGCTCGACCAACAGCTCGGTCACGTCGCTGTCCACCTCGACCTCGACCGGCATCAGCTCGCTGTCCACCGGCCTGAGCACGACCAACAGCACCGTGACATCGCTGTCCACCGCGACCTCGACCGGCCTCGGCTCGCTGTCCACCGGCCTGAGCACGACCGACAGCACCGTCGCATCGCTGTCGACCTCCACGTCGAGCGGCATCGGCTCGCTGTCGACCGGCTTGAGCACGACCAACAGCAACCTCACATCGCTGTCGACGTCGACCTCGACCGCGATCGAAGCCGCGAAGACGCACTACTACAGCGTCAACGACAACGGCACGCAGCAGGCCAACTACGACAACGACGGCGCAACGGGCGTCAACGCCATCGCGGCAGGCGTGAACGCAAGCGCCTCGGGCGCAAGCAGCGTCGCGGTCGGCTACGGCTCGAACGCCTCGTCGAACGGCGCGGTCGCGATCGGCCAGAACGCATCGGCCACGGGCGGCAAGGCCGTGTCGATCGGCTCCGGCAACACGGCCACCGGCAACGGCGCAGTGGCGCTCGGCAACGCGAACACGGCAACCGGCAACGGCTCGCTCGCGCTCGGCAACACGGCGACAGCGGCCGGCGCCGGGTCACTCGCATTCGGCTCGAACGCGGTCGCGAACAACCTCAACGACGTCGCGCTCGGCACGAACTCCGTCACGGCCGCCGCGAACCCGACGTCGAGCGCCACGATCGGCGGCATCACGTACTTCTTCGCGGGCAGCTCGCCGGTCGGCGTGGTGAGCGTCGGCGCGCCGGGCGCGGAACGCCAGATCACGAACGTCGCCGCCGGCCGGATCTCGGCCACCAGCACGGACGCGATCAACGGCAGCCAGCTGAACGCGACGAACCAGGCCGTCAATACCCTGTCGACGGCAACGTCGACGAGCATCGGCTCGCTGTCGACGGGCATCAACTCGCTGTCCACCGGCCTGAGCTCGACGAACAGCACGGTGGCGTCGCTGTCCACGTCGACGTCGACCGGCATCAGCTCGCTGTCGACCGGCCTGAGCACGACGAACAGCAACGTCAACTCGCTGTCGACGTCGACCTCGACGGGCATCGGTTCGCTGTCCACCGGCCTGAGCACGACGAACAGCAACGTGGCCTCGCTGTCGACCGGCGTGAAGAACATCAACAACACGTTGAACTCGCTGTCGACGACGATCAACAACAACACGACGCGCACGGTGAACACGAACGGCGTCTCGGCCGACATGAACGGCAAGGGCACCGATCTCCCGACCGTCACCGCCGGCTCGAACTCGGTGGCGATCGGCGCGAATTCGAACGACGGCGGCCGCTCGAACGTGGTGTCGGTCGGTAGCGACACGCAGCAGCGCCAGATCACGAACGTCGCGCCGGGTACGCAAGGCACCGACGCGGTGAACGTGAACCAGCTGACGCAGGTGCAGACGACGCTGTCGACGGCGCTGTCGGGCCAGCAGGCGCAGATCAACTCGCTGGGTTCGCAACTGCAGCAGACCGACCAGATGGCGAAGCAGGGTATCGCGGCCGTCGGCGCGATGGCGTCGATCCCGCAGCTCGATCGCGACGCCAACTTCGGGATGGGTGTGGGCACGTCGACCTTCCTCGGCCAGAAGGCGATGGCGGTCAACATGCAGGCGCGCATCACGGAGAACCTGAAGGCGTCGATCAACGGCGGCTTCAGCGGCGGTCAGAAGGTGATCGGCGCCGGCATGCTGTATCAGTGGAAATAACCCGCGCCGCGCGGGCCGGGCGCAGTGGTCAGCGCCCGGCCTGGCCCGCCGCCCGATCGACGCAGCAGGCTTCCATCAACGATCGTATTCAGGACATCACCGTGAACACACTCACTTTCGCGCTCGCGCTCTCCGCGATAACCCTCGCCGCGTGCTCGACCGCATCCGGCCCGACCTTCAGCGCCTCCGAACTGCAGCCGCGCGACGGCGTGCGTACCTTCCAGGTGGACTGCCACGGGATCTTCTCCGGCCCGAATACCTGCATGAAGGCCGCGCAACACCTCTGCGGCGACCAGCCGGTGCGCACGGTCGATACCGCGAAAGCGCTGCGCGATCATGCCGACCCGGCCACGCTGGTGTTCCAGTGCGGCGCGCCGGAAGCCGCTGCGCCGGCGCCGGCATCGTCGCCCGCGGCAGCGGCGCCCGCCCCCGTCGAACACGTGAATCTCGCGGGCGACGCGCTGTTCGCCACCGGGCTGGCGACGCTCACGCCGACCGCCCGTGCGTCGCTCGACGCGCTGCTGGCCAGACAGGGCAACACGGCGTTTACGCGTGTGTCGGTCACGGGCTACACGGATTCGGTCGGCGGCGACGCGTCCAATCTCGCGCTGTCGCAGCGGCGCGCGCAAGCCGTCGCCGGCTATCTGAAGTCGCATGGCCTGAACGCCCGCACCGTGGCCGTGACGGGGCGCGGCAGCGCCGATCCGGTCGCCTCCAACGCCACGGCGGAAGGACGCGCGAGCAACCGGCGCGTCGAAATCTCGCTGGAACGCTGAACCCGCTGCGTCGCGCGCCACCCGTGCCGACGTTTCGGCGATGCTTTGGAATACGCACGACGGAACCTCGCCCGATCGCGGCATGCCGCGCGGATATTTCCGGCCGTCATGTCGGCCGTCATACCGATTGGCAGTAGCCGGTCACGCATCGACCTTCGTCGGGGCCGCCCCGACTCCACAAACCGGCGGTTTCCGTGCCACAATCGCCGCTGGCGGCCGGCCCGGCAGCGCGCGGCGACGCGTCGAACCGGCTTTGGCCGCCGATGTCGCCATCCGCGCCGCCCGGCCCGTTTCCGCGGGCCGCGCCGCCGCAGGCGCACACGTGACAACCAACGGCCTGCCGGGTCCGCGCGTCGGCGTTCGACGCCGCCGGACCGGCGCCGCCGCACAGGGATTTTGCTGGTGACGGACATCAATGAAGCCGCCTCGGGCGGCACCCGCAAGCAACGGCCGGCCGTCGGCATCTCGCTGTTTGCGCGCGACGGCCAGGCGATCTGGGAAAACGGCATCCACCAGAACATCGCGTTCCTCGCGATGATGCTCAAGCGCTCGGATCGCGTCGGCCCGGTCTACTTCCTGAACGGCGGCGACGCCAACGCGCTGCCGGCCGGCCTCGAACTCGACGGCCTCGACATCCCGCTCGTGAAGCCCTCCGACGTCACGCACGAACTCGACGTCGTGATCGAAATGGGCGCGCAGCTGCCGGTGGAGTGGCTTCGACACATGAAGGCGCTCGGCAAGAAGCGCATCGCGTGCTTCGTCGGCCATACCTACAGCGGCCTCGCCGAAACCCCGATCTTCGGCAAGCCGTCGGGGCACATCTTCAACGGCGCGCCGTTCGACGAAGTGTGGGTGCTCGCGAAATCGCAGACGATCGACGTGCCGCTGCTGCGCACGCTCACGCGCGCGCCGGTCTACACGATCCCGCACATCTGGTCGCCGTACTTCCTCGATCGGCGCATCGCCGCGCTCGCCGCGGAAGGCGCGACGTTCGGCTATCGGCCCGGCCGCTCGGCCTGGCGGCTCGCGACGCTCGAGCCGAACATCTCCGTCGCCAAGTCCTGCCACTATCCGATGCTCGCGTGCGAGGAACTCTATCGCGCGCGCCCGGAAGCGGTTCAGCACATGTTCGTCGTCAACGCGATGCACATGAAGGAGCATCCGACCTTCGTGCACTTCGCGAACAGCCTCGATCTCGTGCGCCAGCACAAGGCGACCTTCGAGCCGCGCCTCGACCTGCCGGGCTTCATGGCACGCCACGCGGATGCGGTCGTGTCGCACCACTGGGAAAACGGGCAGAACTATCTGTATTACGACGTGCTGTACGGCGGCTATCCGCTGATCCACAACTCGACGCTGATCGGCGACGCCGGCTATTACTACCCGGACTTCGATTCCGCCGCGGGTGGCCGTGCGCTGCTCGACGCGTGGCTGCATCACGACGAACGCCTCGACGACTATCGCGCGAAGGCCGGCCGGCTGCTGCAGTCGGTCTCGATCGACAACCCCGCGAACCTCGACGCGTTCGTCTCGCGTCTGGTCGCCTGAACCGGAGAATACGCATGTCGGACTCCAATGCCCGTCAAGCGCCCGGCGAGGGCAAGCGTCTCGTCGTCGGCGTGTCGCTGTTCGTGCGTGGCGCCGGCCAGTCGCTGTGGGAAAACGGCATCTTCCAGAACTGCCTGCTGCTGATCCTGCTGCTGCGCCAGTCGCCGCTCGTCGCGGAAGCCGTGATGGTGAACGGCGGCGAACAGGTCGCCGATCCTCAGATGATGCTCGGCGAATGGGACGTGCCGCTCCTGTCGATGGACGAAGCACTGCAGCGCTGCGACGTGCTGATCGAAATGAGCGCGCAGTTCGGCGCGGATTACCTGCGCACGTTCCGCGAGCGCGGCGGCAAGGTCGTCACGATGCGGGTCGGCAACGACTACGTGATCGACATCGAACGCGCGATGTTCAACAAGCCGTCGGGCTTCCTGTTCTCGGGCGCGCCGTACGACGCCGTGTGGACGATTCCCGAATTCGAGCGCTCGTGCCTGCACTATTACCAGACGGGCCTGCGCGCGCCCGTCACGATCGTTCCGCACATCTGGCACCCGATGCTGTTCGACAAGGCGCGCGCGACGCTCGGTGCCGGGCTGTCGTTCGGCTATGAGCCCGGCAAGCCGCGCTGGCGCGTGACGATGTTCGAGCCGAACATCTGCATGGTGAAGACGAGCGTCATCCCGATGCTCGTGGCCGAGGAAGCGTATCGCGCGAAACCGGATTTCCTCGAGTTCGTGCGCGTATGCAACACGCTGCACCTGAAGGAACATGCGACGTTCGTCCATTTCGCGAAAAGCCTCGACATCGTGAACCACGGGATCACGACGTTCGAGAGCCGCTACGCGGTGTACGAGTTCATGGCCGCATACGGCGACGCTGTGGTGTCGCACACGTGGGAAAACGCGCAGAACTACCTGTACTACGAGCTGCTGTACGGCGACTATCCGCTGATCCACAACTCGCCGTTCCTCGGCAAGGCCGGGTATTTCTATCCGGACTTCGACTGCCAGGCCGGCGGCCGCGCACTGTTGAAGGCGTTCGCCGAGCACGACGCGAACCTGGAAGCGTACCGCGAGCAGTCGAGGCACGTGCTCAGCTCCGTCAGCATCTACAACCCCGAGAACGTCGCCGCCTATACGGACGCGATCGCCACCCTCTATCGCGACGCGTGACGCACCGCGGACGGAGAGCCGACATGAAGATCAACGTTGCGATAACGATGAACGTGCAGCGCGACGCGACGCAGTCGATCTGGTACAACGGCGCGAACCAGCACTGCGTGTACCTGTACATGCTGCTGAAGCAGTCGCCGCTGATCGGTGAGGTCTGGCTCGCGCACGACGACGGCATCGCCGCCTATCCGGAAGCGCTGATGATGAGCGAATTCCGCGACGCGCTGCGGCCGCTGTCGGCCGTCGTCCACCAGACCGACCTGCTGATCGAGATGAACGCGTTCATCGATCAGACCCACACGGATGCCGTGCGCCGGCGCGGCGGCAAGTGCGTGTCGTACCGCTTCGGCAACGACTACGTGATCGCGGTCGAGACGATCAACTTCGAGAAGAACCCGTGGCGGCCGAACCCGCACCGCGTGCAGTTCGACGAGATCTGGACCAACCCGCAGCACATGCACACGTGCGCCGCGTATTTCCAGGCCGTGTACCGCGCACCGGTGATCGAGCTGCCGCACATCTGGTCGCCGTATTTCATCGAGCGCAGCCTCGACGCCGATCCTGAACTGAAGGCGCGCTTCGGCTACCGGAACCACGGCCCGGCCAAGCGCATCGCGTTCTTCGAGCCGAACCTGAACGTCGTGAAAAGCTCGATCGTGCCGATGCTCGCCGCAAACGCGTGCTACGTCGAGCATCCGGAGCTCGTCGAGCACGTGTACATGACCAACACGTTCGACAAGAAGGAAAACGTCGCCTTCAAGCATCTCGCGCTCGGGCTCGAGATGGTGCGCGACGGCAAGGCAACCGCCGACGTGCGCGCGCCGTTCGTCGCATGGGCCGCGCATCACACCGACATCGTCGTGTCCCACCACTGGGAAAACGGCCTCAACTACCTGCTGTACGACGCGCTGTACGGCAACTACCCGCTCGTGCACAACTCGCCGTTCCTGCGCGACGTCGGCTATTACTATCCGGATTTCGAGATCTTCGATGCGGCACGAGCGATCGCGACCGCCGCGCAGACGCACGACGCACGGCTCGACGAATACGCACGGGCGGCCCGGCAATACCTGGCCGGCGTCGACGCGCTGGCAGAGCACAACGTCCGCGCGCATTCGGAGCAGATCCTGCAACTGTTCCGCGACCGCGCGATCGACTGATGCGGGAACGCGGGAAGCGCTACCCGCGAACGAGATGCCCGCACGCTTTCATGAACGCCTGCCCCTGCTTGCGCCCGGCGCGCATCAGCACCGCGAAGATGCGCCGCGATGCGCGGCCGTTCACCTGTTGCTCGAGGCTGCCGGCGATGCCGTGCGCAATCGCCGATTCACACCCGTACACGCTCGTCAGAATCCCCGCGCAGTAATAGCGGGCCGCCAGTTCGCGGCTGGCCGCATCCGGCAGGCGCGCCGCCGCGATGCGGCGCGCGACCGCCTCCAGGCCGTCGAAATAGCAGATCATGTCGACCTGCCTGCCGGCCGGCCCGGTGCTCAGGCGGACGAGAATGGCCGCCACCTCCCGGATCGCCGCCGGCTCGCGATGTATCGCCATCCTGCTGTGTGCGTCCACGGCCGCCCCACCTCTCAAGACTGCGTCAGCCCACCCGACTGCACGACGTCGAACGGATCGCATCACGCTGCATCCGAACGCCGGGAAAAGTGATCGCCCTGCGCCCACCGGACGCCGGCGTCGATCGACATCTGCCGGTCGATCTCGCTCTCCACGCCTTCGACGACGACGTGCCCCGCGCTCTCGTGCGTCAGCGCCACCAGCCGGCGCACCTGATACCGGCCGACCGCGTTGTCCCGGATCATCGCCAGCATCGACCGGTCCAGCTTCACGATGTCCGGACGGCCGACCACGAAATGGTTGTGCGCGCTGTGGCCCGCGCCGAAATCGTCGATCGCGATGCGGCACCCGGCCTGCCGCACCCGATGGACGAACGCACGGCCGGATAGCGGGTCCAGCGGCGTGGTTTCCGTGATCTCGAGCACGAGCCGCTGCGCGACCGCCGGCTCGACGCGGAGCCACTCGAAGATCGCCTGCCACTGCGCGTCTTCCGTCGCGCTCGACGCCGACACGTTGCAGCCGTAAACGGCTTGCGCATCGGCGCGCAGGCTGTCGATCGTCCGGCCGACCACGAGCCGGTCGAACCACCGCATCAGCCCCATCGATACGAGCCCCGGCAGGAACGCAACGGGCCGCAACACGTCGCGCGGCCCGCGTGCGAGGCGCGCGAGGCGCGCGAGGCATTCCCGGTACAGCACACCGCCCGACAGGTCGGCCCGGCACACGGGCTCTTGCGCGAACGCGAGCCGGTGCTCGATGAAGCGGCATACCGCGACGGGGTCGAGATGCGCGGCGGTCGGATCGAACAGCTGGCGGGCGTCGTCATGATTCTTTTGCATTTGCGCCTCGAGGCAAGCGTCGACCACGTTCATTCCGGCGCTCCGAAAAACGTCGAGCCGCGCGAACCGGCCCATTCGTCACAATAAACGCCGGAGAATGAAAAAGAATCCTCCCGCACCTTGCCAACGAAAATCGACCGAATCGAAAATCCGGCCTTCGTTGAAATATCCGGAAGCCATTCTAGATTCAAGCAAATTCGAACACTGTTAACGATATTGAAATTACATGAATGAAAGCCGGATCATCTTATTATTCGGCTCGCCGGTTCGCGGTTTATTCATATGAAAATACAAATTAAAATCACGCGCGCAGCGTGGCTGTCGCGGCGCGAACCCGCTCGATCATCCGAGCCCGCAACATCAACCATTCGTTCATTATGATTTTCAATGAAGGCTGATTTTCAGGATTATCAATCCATCGCACGCCGGCAATTAAAACTGACTGTCTTTAACAGTCTTACAAGATAGTTAACATTAAAATCAATTCCGACGGACCACCCCCGGATCCGTCATCTTTGTGCCTTGCAAGCCGCCGATGCCCCCGCTTCGGCGGTTTTTTTTGCTCCCGCGACGCCGCTACGCCGCCGTCGCGCCGATCAATTGCGCAAGCAGGGCGTCGTATTCGGCAATGAGCGCGGGATTCGCCGACGTATAGCGGCTCAGGATGTCGCGCTGGCGCAGCGTGTACGCTTCCCAGTCGTCATCGTGCGTATGCAGCGCACGCAACAGCGCATCGGCGCCCTGCTGCACGTCGTTGTCCGGATAGTAGTAGCCGAGATCGGGCGCGAGGCTCGCGTTGTGCACGAGCGGATAGCCCTGCCAGCACACGTCGAAATAGAAATAGTTGAGCGGGTTCGACCATTGGTGCGACACGACGATATCGGTCAGGTCGGCCAGGAACAGCGGCGTATCGAAGCGCCCGACGAAACTCGCCTTGCCCGCGCGCACGATGTCCAGGTAGTTCATCAGCATCACGAACTCGGGACTGTCGTGCGCGAGGCGATCGGCGTTCGTCACGTGCGTGAAGCAGATCGCATCGGGGTCGCGCCGATACGCTTCGTCGATGATCAGCATCGGATACACGCAGAACTTCACGACGTTGTGGTTCGGCTCCATCACCGTCAGCCGCTTCGCGCTCGTGCCGCTCGGCCGGTATTCGCCGTGCTCCGGCAGCGACTGCGCGCGCGCGCTCAGGAACATCGGGTCCCACACGAACGGCACGACGCGCCCGGGGCAGCGGCGCAGCGACTGCAGGAACGGCAGCGACGACGGCGCGATCTGCGGAATCGCCCACACCTCGTCGTAGCCGCGGTTGATGAACAGCGAATCCCACAGCCGGCGGCCGAACAGCATCGATTCCATCGCGTTGATGTACTCGACGCCGCAGCAATAACTGACGAGTTTCGCGCCGCGCGCCTTCAGGTAGGCCGTCTGCTCGCCGTCGATCTGCCCGCCGAGCTCGATCACCACGTCGAGCGAATCCTTCATCTCGGCGAATGCGCGCGTGTCGTACACGCCGCGATCCCACGGCAATGCCTCGGTGAGCGGCACGTCGGTGGTGTTGACCAGCGTCACGCGGTAGCCGTGCGGCGACGCCATCAGCAGCTTCGCGAGAAACAGCGCGTTCTGCTTGATGCCGTTGATCCACAGGCTTTCGTCAGGGGCACGCAGTCCGATTGTGATACCGATGCGCAGGCCGTTCAGGACAGGGGATGTCATCGTCGGCGGGATGGGAAGTTGGAGGGTCGCAGTATCGCGCGCGGCCCCGCCCTGTTCGGGTGCTGCCGCGCTGACCGCCAGTTTAGCGGACTTCCGGCCGCCGGACTGTTAGGGATGGTCAGGACCCGCGCCGACCGGCGACGGGCCCCGACGCAACGCTCAGCCTTCCGCCATCATCAGCAACTGCGCGCCGTCCGACACCTGGTCGCCGACGCCGTACAGCACTTCCGCGACGACGCCCGCGCTCGGCGCGCCGATCGTGTGCTCCATCTTCATCGCTTCCATCACGATCAGCGGCGTGCCCGCTTCGACCTTCTGGCCCGGCTCGACCAGCACCGCGATCACCTTGCCGGGCATCGGCGCGGTCAGGCGGCCGCCGCCCTGCTCCGCGTCGCCCGCATGCGCGAGCAGGTTGCGCCATTCGAACGTCTCGGCCGCGCCTTGCGTGAACACGTGGAAGGTGTCGCCGGCCGCATACACGCGGCCGCTGCTGCGCACGCCGCCGAGCGTCACGTCGAAATCGAGCGGCGTGGCGCCACGCGTCCACGCGAACGGTTGCGCCGGCGCGTCGCCGATCGCGAGCCGCTTGCCGGCCGCGTCGTCGTCGACGGTCACGGTGAGATCCGACTCGCGATCGATCGCGCGCCATTCGAGCGTACGGCGATAGCCGCCGTTCAGTCGCCAGTCCGGCAGCGCGCCCCACGGCGAACCGGGGTCCGCGAGCGCATCGCGCTCACGCGCGAGCAGTGCCGCGCAGGCCAGCGCGAGCATCGCGCGCGGCGGCTCTTGCGGCGCGAACAGCGCATCGTGATTGCGCTCGATCAGGCCCGTGTCGAGATCGGCCGTCGCGAACGGCTCGCACGCGACGATCCGCTGCAGGAACGCGGCATTCGTATGCAGGCCGACCACTTCGCATGCACGCAGCGCGCGCAGCATCAGGCTCAGCGCTTCCGCACGGTCCGCACCGTGAACGATCAGCTTCGCGATCATCGGATCGTAGAACGGCGTGATCGCATCGCCTTCTCGCACGCCGCTGTCGACGCGCACCGATGCGCCGATCGCGAACTCGACGCCTGCCGGCAGCCGCAGGTGCTTCAGCGTGCCCGTGGACGGCAGGAAGCCGCGCGCCGGGTTCTCCGCATACAGGCGCGCCTCGAGTGCGTGACCCTGCACGCGCAGTTCGTCCTGCCGCAGCGGCAGCGGCTCGCCGGATGCGACACGCAGTTGCCATTCGACGAGATCGAGCCCGGTGACCATCTCGGTGACCGGATGCTCGACCTGCAGGCGCGTGTTCATTTCCATGAAGTAGAACGCGTCGCCCGTCATGATGAACTCGACGGTGCCCGCGCCGACATAACCGACCGCGCGCGCGGCCGCGACGGCCGCTTCGCCCATCGCACGGCGCACGTCGTCGGGCAGGCCCGGCGCCGGCGCTTCCTCGAGCACCTTCTGGTGACGGCGCTGCACCGAGCAGTCGCGGTCGAACAGATATACGGTATTGCCGTGCGTGTCGCCGAATACCTGCACCTCGACGTGGCGCGGGCGCGTCAGGTACTTCTCGATCAGCACGCGGTCGTTGCCGAAGCTGCTCGCGGCTTCGCGCTGGCACGACGCGAGCGCCGCCGGGAAATCGTCGGAGCGCTCGACCACGCGCATCCCCTTGCCGCCGCCGCCCGCGCTCGCCTTCAGCAGCACCGGGTAGCCGATCGCGTCGGCTTCGCGATGCAGGTTGGCCGCGTCCTGGTCGTCGCCGTGATAGCCGGGCACGAGCGGCACGGCGGCCGCGTGCATCAGCGCCTTCGCGGCGGCCTTCGAGCCCATCGCCGCGATCGCGTCGACCGGCGGCCCGATGAAGACGATGCCGGCCGCTTCGCACGCATGCGCAAAATCTTCGTTCTCCGACAGAAAACCGTAGCCGGGGTGGATCGCCTGCGCGCCGGTCGCGCGCGCGGCTTCGATGATGCGTTCGATGCGCAGGTAGCTGTCCGCGGCGGCCGAGCCGCCGATGTGCACGGCTTCGTCGCACGCGGCCACGTGTTTCGCGTTCGCGTCCGCGTCGGAATAGACGGCGACGCTCGCGATCCCGAGACGTTTGCACGTCGCGGCGACGCGGCACGCGATTTCGCCGCGGTTGGCGATCAGAATCTTGTCGAACATGGCTTCGGTGTCGTCCGGAAAGTTAGGGGCACGCCGTCATTCACGCCAAGAAGGCGTGCGTTTCTCGAGGAAGGACGCGATCCCTTCGCGCGCTTCCGCGCCGGCCCGGGTTCGCGCGATCCAGTCGGCGGTCTGCTCGATCAGCGTCGCGTCGAGCGCGCGGCCGGCCACGTCGGCAACGAGCCGCTTGCACGCGCGCACCGCGTCGGGGCCGTTCGCGACGAGCGTCGCGGCCAGCTTCGCGACGGTTTCGTCGAGCGCATCGGCCGGCACCGCTTCGTGAATGAAGCCGAGCGACGCCGCGCGCGTGCTGTCGAACACCTCGGCCGTCGTGAAGTAGCGGCGCGCCGCGCGCTCGCCCATCGCGCGCACCACGTACGGCGCGATCGTCGCGGGGATCAGCCCGAGCCGCGCTTCCGACAGGCAGAACTTCACGCCGTCGGCCGCAATCGCGATGTCGGCCGCGGCCACCAGGCCCACCCCGCCCGCATAGGCATCGCCGTGCACGCGGGCGATCACCGGCTTGCCGCAACGATGGATCGCCTCGAGCATTCGCGCGAGCTTGCGCGCATCGGCACGGTTCTCGTCGTCCGAGTAACCGGCCATCTTCTTCATCCAGTTCAGGTCCGCGCCCGCGCAGAACGCCGCGCCTTCCGCGGCGAGCACGATCGCGCGCACGCCTTCATGCGCGTCGAGCCATTCGAACGCGGTGGTCAGCTCGGCGATCGTCGTCTCGTTGAACGCGTTGCGCACGTCGGGACGCGCGAGCGTGACGGTCGTCACGCGGCCGGCTTCGCTTACCTTGATCGTTTCGTATCGCATCGGTCAGCCCTCCCGGCCGTTACATGCGGAACACGCCGAAGCGCGTATCTTCGATCGGCGCGTTCATCGATGCGGCCAGGCCGAGCCCGAGCACGTCGCGCGTCTGCGCCGGGTCGATCACGCCGTCGTCCCACAGCCGCGCGCTCGCGTAATACGGATGGCCCTGGCGCTCGTACTGGTCGCGGATCGGCTGCTTGAACGCGTCCTCCTCCTCGGCCGACCACGCACCGCCCTTCGCCTCGATGCCGTCGCGGCGCACCGTCGCGAGCACCGAGGCGGCCTGCTCGCCGCCCATCACCGAGATCCGCGCGTTCGGCCACATCCACAGGAAGCGCGGGCCGAATGCGCGGCCGCACATCCCGTAGTTGCCGGCGCCGAACGAGCCGCCGATGATCACCGTGAACTTCGGCACCTTCGCGTTCGACACGGCCGTCACCATCTTCGCGCCGTGCCGCGCGATGCCTTCGTTCTCGTACTTGCGGCCGACCATGAAGCCCGTGATGTTCTGCAGGAACACGAGCGGAATCTTGCGCTGGCAGCACAGCTCGATGAAATGCGCGCCCTTCACCGCCGATTCGGAGAACAGGATGCCGTTGTTCGCGACGATCCCGACCGGGTGCCCCCAGATGTGCGCGAAACCCGTGACGAGCGTCGTACCGTAGCGCGCCTTGAATTCGTCGAACTCCGAATCGTCGACGATGCGGGCGATCACCTCGCGCACGTCGAACGGCTTGCGCGTATCGACCGGAATCACGCCGTACAGGCTCTTCGCGTCGTAGCGCGGCGGCTTCGGCTCGCGCAGCGCCACCGGCGACGCGATCTTCGGCGCGAGATGATCGACGATGCTGCGCGCGATCGACAGCGCATGCGCGTCGTTCTGCGCGAGATGGTCGGCCACGCCCGACAGGCGC
This genomic interval carries:
- a CDS encoding DUF2827 family protein, with amino-acid sequence MKINVAITMNVQRDATQSIWYNGANQHCVYLYMLLKQSPLIGEVWLAHDDGIAAYPEALMMSEFRDALRPLSAVVHQTDLLIEMNAFIDQTHTDAVRRRGGKCVSYRFGNDYVIAVETINFEKNPWRPNPHRVQFDEIWTNPQHMHTCAAYFQAVYRAPVIELPHIWSPYFIERSLDADPELKARFGYRNHGPAKRIAFFEPNLNVVKSSIVPMLAANACYVEHPELVEHVYMTNTFDKKENVAFKHLALGLEMVRDGKATADVRAPFVAWAAHHTDIVVSHHWENGLNYLLYDALYGNYPLVHNSPFLRDVGYYYPDFEIFDAARAIATAAQTHDARLDEYARAARQYLAGVDALAEHNVRAHSEQILQLFRDRAID
- a CDS encoding DUF2827 domain-containing protein, with protein sequence MTDINEAASGGTRKQRPAVGISLFARDGQAIWENGIHQNIAFLAMMLKRSDRVGPVYFLNGGDANALPAGLELDGLDIPLVKPSDVTHELDVVIEMGAQLPVEWLRHMKALGKKRIACFVGHTYSGLAETPIFGKPSGHIFNGAPFDEVWVLAKSQTIDVPLLRTLTRAPVYTIPHIWSPYFLDRRIAALAAEGATFGYRPGRSAWRLATLEPNISVAKSCHYPMLACEELYRARPEAVQHMFVVNAMHMKEHPTFVHFANSLDLVRQHKATFEPRLDLPGFMARHADAVVSHHWENGQNYLYYDVLYGGYPLIHNSTLIGDAGYYYPDFDSAAGGRALLDAWLHHDERLDDYRAKAGRLLQSVSIDNPANLDAFVSRLVA
- a CDS encoding OmpA family protein codes for the protein MNTLTFALALSAITLAACSTASGPTFSASELQPRDGVRTFQVDCHGIFSGPNTCMKAAQHLCGDQPVRTVDTAKALRDHADPATLVFQCGAPEAAAPAPASSPAAAAPAPVEHVNLAGDALFATGLATLTPTARASLDALLARQGNTAFTRVSVTGYTDSVGGDASNLALSQRRAQAVAGYLKSHGLNARTVAVTGRGSADPVASNATAEGRASNRRVEISLER
- a CDS encoding EAL domain-containing protein, whose translation is MQKNHDDARQLFDPTAAHLDPVAVCRFIEHRLAFAQEPVCRADLSGGVLYRECLARLARLARGPRDVLRPVAFLPGLVSMGLMRWFDRLVVGRTIDSLRADAQAVYGCNVSASSATEDAQWQAIFEWLRVEPAVAQRLVLEITETTPLDPLSGRAFVHRVRQAGCRIAIDDFGAGHSAHNHFVVGRPDIVKLDRSMLAMIRDNAVGRYQVRRLVALTHESAGHVVVEGVESEIDRQMSIDAGVRWAQGDHFSRRSDAA
- a CDS encoding DUF2827 domain-containing protein; this encodes MSDSNARQAPGEGKRLVVGVSLFVRGAGQSLWENGIFQNCLLLILLLRQSPLVAEAVMVNGGEQVADPQMMLGEWDVPLLSMDEALQRCDVLIEMSAQFGADYLRTFRERGGKVVTMRVGNDYVIDIERAMFNKPSGFLFSGAPYDAVWTIPEFERSCLHYYQTGLRAPVTIVPHIWHPMLFDKARATLGAGLSFGYEPGKPRWRVTMFEPNICMVKTSVIPMLVAEEAYRAKPDFLEFVRVCNTLHLKEHATFVHFAKSLDIVNHGITTFESRYAVYEFMAAYGDAVVSHTWENAQNYLYYELLYGDYPLIHNSPFLGKAGYFYPDFDCQAGGRALLKAFAEHDANLEAYREQSRHVLSSVSIYNPENVAAYTDAIATLYRDA